A single genomic interval of Zobellia nedashkovskayae harbors:
- the rsfS gene encoding ribosome silencing factor: protein MQKSKASADELIALILQGIEEVKGHDIYLLDLRDIENTVCDYFIISNGTSNTHVNAIVGSIRKIVSKAIQDKPWHVEGEDNAEWVLMDYVNVVVHVFQKHIREYYDIEGLWGDAKVTKIESSSSLNQ, encoded by the coding sequence ATTGCATTGATATTACAGGGAATAGAAGAAGTTAAGGGTCATGATATTTATTTACTTGATCTTAGAGATATAGAAAACACAGTTTGCGACTACTTTATAATTAGTAATGGTACTTCAAACACACACGTAAACGCCATAGTAGGGTCGATTCGTAAAATCGTTAGTAAAGCAATACAAGATAAACCTTGGCATGTAGAAGGCGAAGATAATGCCGAATGGGTGCTTATGGATTACGTAAACGTTGTTGTACATGTTTTCCAAAAACATATTCGGGAGTATTATGATATTGAGGGCCTTTGGGGAGATGCTAAAGTGACCAAGATAGAAAGTAGTAGCAGTTTGAATCAGTAA
- the ftsH gene encoding ATP-dependent zinc metalloprotease FtsH — protein sequence MAKDNNTNTKKPKFSSWWIYGLIAILLIGFQFIGSGNLASTKKTTTSELQEYLRNGDVKEIMIITNTRQAKVFLTDEAMAKDVHKDVAEKPLLPSTGVVPQYVLDYGDLQNFENEIKNIKKENNLDTIVDYDTDNNYLMDLLLGILPFVLIIGIWIYLMRRMSGGGGGGAGGQLFNIGKSKAKLFDEKTDTRTSFKDVAGLEGAKEEVEEIVEFLRNPDKYTSLGGKIPKGALLVGPPGTGKTLLAKAVAGEAKVPFFSLSGSDFVEMFVGVGASRVRDLFKQAKDKSPAIIFIDEIDAIGRARGKNNFTGSNDERENTLNQLLTEMDGFGTNTNVIVLAATNRADVLDKALMRAGRFDRQIYVDLPDIREREEIFEVHLRPIKTAEALDTEFLARQTPGFSGADIANVCNEAALIAARKEKKAVTKQDFLDAVDRIVGGLEKKNKIITPGEKETIAYHEAGHATTSWMLEHAAPLVKVTIVPRGQSLGAAWYLPEERLIVRPEQMLDEMCATMGGRAAEKVIFNKISTGALSDLEKVTKQARAMVTIYGLNDEIGNVTFYDSSGQDSYGFSKPYSEDTARKIDKEISRIIEEQYQRAIQVLTDNKDKLTILAERLLEKEVIFKEDLEKIFGKRDFGEEFDKKGQEKISTKKSSAEDTLAEEGEENK from the coding sequence ATGGCTAAAGATAACAACACGAATACAAAGAAACCGAAGTTCAGTTCATGGTGGATTTATGGATTGATTGCAATACTTTTAATTGGTTTTCAATTTATAGGTAGTGGCAACTTAGCCAGCACCAAAAAGACAACAACTTCAGAGTTACAAGAATACCTTAGAAATGGTGATGTCAAAGAAATTATGATCATTACCAATACCCGTCAAGCTAAAGTCTTTCTTACAGACGAAGCCATGGCAAAGGATGTTCATAAAGATGTAGCTGAAAAGCCACTACTTCCTTCAACAGGTGTTGTTCCGCAATATGTTTTGGATTATGGTGATTTACAGAACTTTGAGAATGAAATCAAAAATATAAAAAAAGAAAACAACCTAGATACTATTGTCGATTATGATACGGACAATAACTATCTAATGGATCTTCTTTTAGGTATATTACCTTTTGTTTTAATAATTGGTATTTGGATTTATTTGATGCGTAGAATGTCTGGCGGCGGCGGCGGCGGTGCTGGTGGTCAACTTTTTAACATCGGCAAATCTAAAGCAAAGCTTTTTGATGAAAAGACAGACACTAGAACATCTTTTAAAGATGTTGCAGGCCTAGAAGGCGCAAAAGAAGAAGTTGAAGAAATTGTTGAATTTCTAAGAAACCCGGACAAGTATACTTCTCTTGGTGGAAAGATACCTAAAGGAGCCCTTCTTGTAGGTCCTCCGGGAACGGGTAAGACCCTTTTAGCCAAAGCTGTTGCAGGAGAAGCCAAAGTACCTTTCTTCTCTCTATCTGGTTCTGATTTCGTAGAAATGTTTGTTGGTGTAGGTGCGTCAAGAGTACGTGACCTTTTCAAACAAGCTAAAGATAAATCACCTGCCATTATATTTATTGATGAGATAGATGCTATTGGCCGTGCACGTGGTAAAAACAACTTTACCGGTTCTAATGATGAACGTGAAAATACGCTCAACCAGTTACTTACTGAGATGGACGGTTTTGGAACAAACACTAATGTTATTGTATTAGCTGCTACCAACCGTGCAGATGTATTGGATAAAGCATTGATGCGGGCTGGACGTTTTGACAGACAGATATATGTGGACTTACCGGATATTAGGGAACGTGAAGAAATTTTTGAAGTTCACCTAAGACCTATTAAAACTGCTGAAGCTTTAGATACAGAATTTTTAGCGAGACAAACACCTGGTTTCTCTGGTGCGGACATTGCCAATGTTTGTAATGAAGCTGCATTAATTGCTGCAAGAAAAGAGAAAAAAGCCGTTACTAAACAAGATTTCTTGGATGCCGTTGACAGAATTGTTGGTGGATTAGAGAAAAAGAATAAAATAATTACTCCTGGTGAGAAGGAAACTATTGCTTACCATGAAGCGGGTCATGCCACTACAAGTTGGATGCTTGAGCATGCTGCTCCATTGGTAAAAGTAACTATCGTTCCAAGAGGGCAATCCTTAGGTGCTGCGTGGTATTTACCAGAAGAACGCCTAATTGTTCGTCCAGAGCAGATGCTAGATGAAATGTGTGCTACCATGGGAGGTAGAGCTGCTGAAAAAGTTATTTTCAACAAGATTTCTACAGGAGCTTTAAGCGATTTGGAAAAAGTAACTAAACAAGCCAGAGCAATGGTAACCATCTATGGTCTTAATGACGAGATTGGGAACGTTACCTTTTATGATTCTTCAGGACAAGATTCATACGGTTTCTCCAAACCTTATAGTGAGGATACTGCCAGAAAAATTGACAAAGAGATATCTAGAATTATTGAAGAGCAGTACCAAAGAGCTATTCAAGTATTGACCGATAATAAAGATAAGCTTACTATTCTTGCAGAAAGATTGCTGGAAAAAGAGGTAATCTTTAAAGAAGATTTAGAGAAGATTTTCGGTAAAAGAGATTTCGGTGAAGAATTCGATAAAAAAGGACAAGAAAAAATTTCTACTAAAAAATCATCCGCCGAGGATACGTTAGCAGAAGAAGGTGAGGAAAATAAATAA